From the Streptomyces sp. KMM 9044 genome, one window contains:
- a CDS encoding ABC transporter permease: protein MGRYVVRRLLQMIPVFIGATLLIFLMVNVMGDPIAGLCGERRCDPATAAQLEREFGLDKPVWQQYLTYMGNLFTGDFGTAFNGQEVTELMATAFPVTIRLTLIAILFEIVVGIALGVVTGLRRGRPVDTGVLLLTLVVISVPTFVTGLLLQLLLGVKWGWIRPSVSSEAPFDELILPGLVLASVSLAYVTRLTRTSIAENRRSDYVRTAIAKGLPRSRVITRHLLRNSLIPVVTFIGADIGFLMGGAIVTERIFNIHGVGYQIYQGILRQNTQTVVGFVTVLVLVFLVANLVVDLLYAVLDPRIRYA from the coding sequence GTGGGACGCTACGTCGTCCGGCGGCTGCTCCAGATGATCCCGGTGTTCATCGGGGCCACGCTGCTGATCTTCCTCATGGTGAACGTGATGGGCGACCCCATCGCCGGGCTCTGCGGCGAGCGGCGCTGCGACCCGGCGACGGCCGCCCAACTGGAGAGGGAGTTCGGCCTCGACAAGCCCGTCTGGCAGCAGTACCTGACCTACATGGGGAATCTGTTCACCGGCGACTTCGGCACGGCGTTCAACGGCCAGGAGGTCACCGAGCTGATGGCGACCGCGTTCCCCGTCACCATCCGGCTCACGCTGATCGCGATCCTCTTCGAGATCGTCGTCGGCATCGCCCTCGGCGTGGTCACCGGACTGCGCCGGGGGCGGCCCGTCGACACCGGCGTCCTGCTGCTCACCCTCGTCGTGATCTCCGTTCCCACCTTCGTCACCGGCCTGCTGCTCCAGTTGCTGCTGGGGGTGAAGTGGGGGTGGATCAGGCCGTCGGTGTCCTCCGAGGCCCCGTTCGACGAGCTGATCCTGCCCGGCCTGGTGCTGGCCTCCGTCTCCCTCGCCTACGTCACCCGGCTGACCCGCACCTCCATCGCCGAGAACCGGCGCTCCGACTACGTCCGCACCGCCATCGCCAAGGGGCTGCCCCGGAGCCGGGTGATCACCCGGCACCTGCTGCGCAACTCCCTCATCCCGGTGGTCACCTTCATCGGCGCGGACATCGGCTTCCTCATGGGCGGCGCGATCGTCACCGAGCGGATCTTCAACATCCACGGCGTCGGCTACCAGATCTACCAGGGCATCCTGCGGCAGAACACCCAGACCGTCGTCGGCTTCGTGACCGTCCTCGTGCTGGTCTTCCTGGTCGCCAACCTCGTCGTCGATCTTCTGTACGCTGTTCTCGACCCGAGGATCCGCTATGCCTGA
- a CDS encoding peptide ABC transporter substrate-binding protein has translation MRGATHAQWIVCAVAAALTATACGGGDGGGGSGDAGAVLSASWGDPQNPLEPANTNEVQGGKVLDMIFRGLKRYHPETGEAQDMLAESIETTDSQNFTVKVKDGWTFSNGEKVTAKSFVDAWNYGASLRNNQRNAYFFGYIEGYDRTHPEDGGEQSADTLSGLEVVDELTFTVKLSQKFSTFPDTLGYAAFAPLPQAFFDDHEAWVAKPVGNGPYAVDTYTKGSQMSLRTWEDYPGDDAAQNGGVDLKVYTDNNTAYTDLIAGNLDLVDDVPASQLKNVESDLGDRYLNTPAGIIQTLAFPYYDENWNRSGSEKVRKGLSMAIDRDQITETIFARTRTPATDWTSPVLGEDGGFQEGLCGEGCEYRPDEAKQLIEEGGGLPGGRVTITYNADTGSHKDWVDAVCNSVNNALDNERACTGNPVGTFADFRSQITQQKMSGPFRAGWQMDYPLIQNFLQPLYYTNASSNDGKWSNNDFDEFVDQANQETDTAKAVGLFQQAEEVVRDNMAAIPLWYQNGSAGWSERLSDVKLNPFSVPVYEQIKVS, from the coding sequence ATGCGCGGAGCGACGCACGCCCAATGGATCGTCTGCGCGGTGGCGGCCGCCCTCACGGCGACGGCCTGCGGGGGTGGGGACGGCGGGGGCGGCAGCGGGGACGCCGGTGCGGTGCTGAGCGCCTCCTGGGGGGACCCGCAGAACCCGCTGGAGCCGGCCAACACCAACGAGGTGCAGGGCGGCAAGGTCCTCGACATGATCTTCCGGGGTCTCAAGCGCTACCACCCGGAGACCGGCGAGGCCCAGGACATGCTCGCCGAGTCCATCGAGACCACGGACTCGCAGAACTTCACCGTCAAGGTCAAGGACGGCTGGACCTTCAGCAACGGCGAGAAGGTCACCGCCAAGTCCTTCGTGGACGCCTGGAACTACGGCGCGAGCCTGCGGAACAACCAGCGCAACGCCTACTTCTTCGGTTACATCGAGGGCTACGACCGGACCCACCCCGAGGACGGTGGCGAGCAGAGCGCCGACACACTCTCCGGGCTCGAGGTCGTCGACGAACTGACCTTCACCGTCAAGCTCTCCCAGAAGTTCTCGACCTTCCCCGACACCCTCGGCTACGCCGCCTTCGCCCCGCTGCCCCAGGCCTTCTTCGACGACCACGAGGCCTGGGTCGCCAAGCCGGTCGGCAACGGCCCGTACGCCGTGGACACGTACACCAAGGGCTCGCAGATGTCCCTGCGGACCTGGGAGGACTACCCCGGCGACGACGCGGCGCAGAACGGCGGTGTCGACCTCAAGGTCTACACCGACAACAACACCGCCTACACCGATCTCATCGCCGGAAACCTCGACCTGGTCGACGACGTCCCCGCCTCCCAGCTGAAGAACGTCGAGAGCGACCTGGGCGACCGCTACCTCAACACCCCCGCCGGCATCATCCAGACCCTCGCCTTCCCGTACTACGACGAGAACTGGAACAGGTCCGGCTCGGAGAAGGTCCGCAAGGGCCTGTCCATGGCGATCGACCGCGACCAGATCACCGAGACCATCTTCGCGAGGACCCGCACCCCCGCCACCGACTGGACCTCCCCGGTCCTCGGCGAGGACGGCGGCTTCCAGGAGGGCCTGTGCGGTGAGGGGTGCGAGTACAGGCCCGACGAGGCGAAGCAGCTCATCGAGGAGGGCGGCGGCCTGCCCGGCGGCAGGGTCACCATCACCTACAACGCCGACACCGGCTCCCACAAGGACTGGGTCGACGCCGTCTGCAACTCCGTCAACAACGCGCTGGACAACGAGCGCGCCTGCACCGGCAACCCGGTCGGCACCTTCGCGGACTTCCGCAGCCAGATCACCCAGCAGAAGATGAGCGGCCCCTTCCGCGCCGGCTGGCAGATGGACTACCCGCTCATCCAGAACTTCCTCCAGCCGCTCTACTACACCAACGCCTCCTCCAACGACGGCAAGTGGTCCAACAACGACTTCGACGAATTCGTCGACCAGGCCAACCAGGAGACCGACACGGCCAAGGCCGTCGGCCTGTTCCAGCAGGCCGAGGAGGTCGTCCGCGACAACATGGCCGCCATCCCGCTGTGGTACCAGAACGGCAGCGCGGGCTGGTCCGAGCGGCTGTCCGACGTGAAGCTCAACCCCTTCAGCGTCCCCGTGTACGAACAGATCAAGGTGAGCTGA
- a CDS encoding ABC transporter ATP-binding protein: MSDTTKTTTAVADEVPQQRDDDAAPLLQVKGLRKYFPIKGGFPIRRTVGAVKAVDGVDFEVFPGESLGLVGESGCGKSTTGRLLTRLYEPTEGTIAYKGQDISHASRAKLAPIRSEIQMIFQDPYTALNPRQTVGTIISGPMEINGINPPGGREKRVRELLEIVGLNPEHYNRFPHEFSGGQRQRIGVARAVALEPKLIVADEPVSALDVSIQAQVINLLQKVQREMGIAFVFIAHDLAIVRHFSQRVAVMYLGKIVEIADRDSLYNRPRHPYTHALLSAVPEVDIDAVKRERIRLQGDVPSPISPPSGCRFRTRCWKAQDKCATEEPPLVQISGSRPGHLTACHFPEEPTILARGEEIVMDPALAALEEDVHSADSAVEKA, translated from the coding sequence ATGAGCGACACAACCAAGACGACCACGGCGGTCGCCGACGAGGTCCCGCAGCAGCGGGACGACGACGCCGCACCGCTTCTGCAGGTCAAGGGCCTGAGGAAGTACTTCCCGATCAAGGGCGGCTTCCCGATCCGGCGTACCGTCGGCGCGGTCAAGGCCGTCGACGGCGTCGATTTCGAGGTCTTCCCCGGGGAGAGCCTCGGCCTCGTCGGCGAGTCCGGCTGCGGCAAGTCGACCACCGGCCGGCTGCTGACCCGTCTGTACGAGCCCACCGAGGGCACCATCGCGTACAAGGGCCAGGACATCAGCCACGCGAGCCGGGCCAAGCTGGCGCCGATCAGGTCCGAGATCCAGATGATCTTCCAGGACCCGTACACGGCGCTGAACCCGCGCCAGACCGTGGGCACGATCATCTCGGGCCCGATGGAGATCAACGGGATCAACCCGCCCGGAGGCCGCGAGAAGCGCGTCCGGGAGCTCCTGGAGATCGTCGGTCTCAACCCGGAGCACTACAACCGCTTCCCGCACGAGTTCTCCGGCGGCCAGCGCCAGCGCATCGGCGTCGCGCGTGCCGTCGCCCTGGAGCCGAAGCTGATCGTCGCCGACGAGCCGGTCTCGGCCCTCGACGTGTCGATCCAGGCCCAGGTGATCAACCTGCTGCAGAAGGTGCAGCGGGAGATGGGGATCGCGTTCGTCTTCATCGCCCACGACCTGGCGATCGTGCGGCACTTCTCGCAGCGCGTCGCGGTGATGTACCTGGGCAAGATCGTGGAGATCGCGGACCGCGACTCGCTCTACAACCGGCCCCGGCACCCCTACACGCACGCGTTGCTGTCGGCCGTGCCCGAGGTGGACATCGACGCGGTCAAGCGGGAGCGCATCCGCCTGCAGGGCGACGTGCCCTCGCCGATCTCGCCGCCCTCCGGCTGCCGGTTCCGCACGCGGTGCTGGAAGGCGCAGGACAAGTGCGCGACCGAGGAGCCGCCGCTGGTCCAGATCTCCGGCAGCAGGCCGGGGCACCTGACCGCCTGCCACTTCCCGGAGGAGCCGACCATCCTGGCCCGTGGCGAGGAGATCGTCATGGACCCGGCGCTCGCGGCCCTGGAGGAGGACGTCCACTCCGCCGACTCCGCCGTCGAGAAGGCCTGA
- a CDS encoding ABC transporter ATP-binding protein: MTTLTKPDEDAAPAAGEAFLSVRDLKVHFSTDDGIVKAVDGLSFGLERGRTLGIVGESGSGKSVTNLAVLGLHNRRKTAIEGSIKLDGQELTDASEKQLETLRGKKMAMIFQDALTALSPYYTVGRQIAEPFMKHTGASKKDARERAIDLLEKVGIPHPRQRVDDYPHQFSGGMRQRAMIAMSLSCNPDLLIADEPTTALDVTVQAQILDLLKDLQQEFGSAIIMITHDLGVVGNMADDILVMYAGRAVERGTAREVLKEPQHPYTWGLLGSMPRLTSDVDEPLMPIPGSPPSLLNPPSGCAFHPRCGFTDLVSGSRCPGERPELAPGRAAACHLTVEQRQQVFIDKIQPRLG, from the coding sequence GTGACCACTCTGACCAAGCCCGACGAGGACGCGGCCCCCGCCGCGGGGGAAGCCTTTCTCTCGGTGCGTGACCTCAAGGTCCACTTCTCCACCGACGACGGCATCGTCAAGGCGGTGGACGGCCTCTCCTTCGGCCTGGAGCGCGGCAGGACCCTCGGCATCGTGGGCGAGTCCGGCTCCGGCAAGTCGGTGACCAACCTGGCCGTCCTCGGCCTGCACAACCGCAGGAAGACCGCCATCGAGGGGTCGATCAAGCTGGACGGTCAGGAGCTGACCGACGCCAGTGAGAAGCAGCTGGAGACGCTGCGCGGCAAGAAGATGGCGATGATCTTCCAGGACGCGCTCACCGCGCTGTCGCCGTACTACACGGTCGGCCGCCAGATCGCCGAGCCGTTCATGAAGCACACCGGCGCCTCCAAGAAGGACGCCCGGGAACGTGCCATCGACCTGCTGGAGAAGGTCGGCATCCCGCACCCGAGGCAGCGGGTCGACGACTACCCGCACCAGTTCTCCGGCGGTATGCGCCAGCGCGCCATGATCGCCATGTCGCTCTCCTGCAACCCCGACCTGCTCATCGCCGACGAGCCGACCACGGCGCTCGACGTGACGGTGCAGGCGCAGATCCTCGACCTGCTCAAGGACCTCCAGCAGGAGTTCGGTTCCGCGATCATCATGATCACCCACGACCTGGGCGTGGTCGGCAACATGGCCGACGACATCCTGGTGATGTACGCCGGCCGCGCCGTCGAACGCGGCACGGCGCGCGAGGTGCTCAAGGAGCCGCAGCACCCGTACACCTGGGGTCTGCTGGGGTCGATGCCGCGGCTCACCTCCGACGTGGACGAGCCGCTGATGCCGATTCCCGGATCGCCGCCGTCGCTGCTCAACCCGCCCTCGGGGTGCGCTTTCCACCCGCGGTGCGGCTTCACCGACCTGGTTTCCGGCAGCCGCTGCCCGGGCGAGCGGCCTGAGCTCGCCCCGGGGCGAGCGGCCGCCTGCCACCTGACGGTGGAACAGCGGCAGCAGGTGTTCATCGACAAGATTCAGCCCCGGCTGGGCTGA
- a CDS encoding ABC transporter permease yields MLQFLIRRTFGAALILLLISAFTFFMFFAIPQDPALLACGKNCTPDALEIIHKNLGLDKPVTVQYWIFLTGIFTGRDFAVGHCDAPCFGVSFANNQNVWDTIMDRLPLTLSLTVGGLVVFLIVGLGAGLLAAKFRGTWLDKTFSSGSLVLSSLQIYFLGPLVMLAFVYSTGWLDKPRYVPFSEDPGGWFMGLLIPWVVMATIFTAQYTRMSRSSMVEQLQEEHVKAARAKGMSGNYVFMRYAWRGSLIPIITILGIDLASLLAGGMVTEKTFSLAGLGRLALDSVINKDLPMLMGVMLFSAALIILFNLIVDALYAVIDPRVRLS; encoded by the coding sequence ATGCTTCAATTCCTCATTCGCCGGACATTCGGCGCGGCGCTGATTCTGCTGTTGATCAGTGCGTTCACGTTCTTCATGTTCTTCGCGATCCCGCAGGACCCGGCCCTGCTGGCCTGTGGCAAGAACTGCACCCCGGACGCGCTGGAGATCATCCACAAGAACCTGGGCCTCGACAAGCCGGTCACCGTCCAGTACTGGATCTTCCTCACCGGCATCTTCACCGGCCGGGACTTCGCCGTCGGCCACTGCGACGCCCCCTGCTTCGGCGTCTCCTTCGCCAACAACCAGAACGTCTGGGACACGATCATGGATCGCCTCCCGCTCACCCTCTCGCTGACCGTCGGCGGTCTGGTGGTCTTCCTCATCGTCGGTCTCGGCGCCGGTCTGCTGGCCGCCAAGTTCCGCGGCACCTGGCTGGACAAGACCTTCAGCAGTGGTTCGCTGGTCCTCAGCTCGCTGCAGATCTACTTCCTCGGCCCGCTCGTGATGCTCGCCTTCGTCTACAGCACCGGCTGGCTCGACAAGCCGAGGTACGTGCCGTTCTCCGAGGACCCCGGCGGCTGGTTCATGGGCCTGCTGATCCCCTGGGTGGTCATGGCGACCATCTTCACCGCCCAGTACACCCGTATGAGCCGTTCCTCGATGGTCGAGCAGCTCCAGGAAGAGCATGTGAAGGCGGCCCGCGCCAAGGGCATGTCGGGCAACTACGTCTTCATGCGGTATGCCTGGCGCGGATCCCTCATCCCCATCATCACCATCCTCGGCATCGACCTGGCCTCGCTGCTGGCCGGCGGAATGGTGACGGAGAAGACCTTCAGTCTGGCCGGTCTCGGCCGGCTCGCGCTGGACTCCGTCATCAACAAGGACCTGCCGATGCTGATGGGCGTCATGCTGTTCAGCGCGGCCCTCATCATCCTCTTCAACCTGATCGTGGACGCCCTGTACGCCGTCATCGACCCGCGCGTGCGTCTGTCCTAG
- a CDS encoding ABC transporter substrate-binding protein produces the protein MSIFRNRTATAAIVAVAAGALTLTACGGGDGGNSAKDTSKQKEDAAAQSKPVQIGDVEASTGPAPEVPGAKPGGTAVVYQESDFSHLDPGQIYVSDGKLLSRLIYRGLTQYEEDDKGNLTVVGDLATDAGKVSDGGKTWTYTLKDDLKDENGDPINSADIRHSIERMYASFITDGPTYLQQWLSGAGTTYRDAYEGPFKGKHLPDDVLETPDDKTVVFHFEDAQPDLPQLLTMPGYAVVPEESDTKEKYDTDPVATGPYKIADFKPGKSMKLVKNDQWDAKSDSVRHQYVDGFNISMNHDDEDQTKTLLADQGEAKNAMMFTGQVATTQLQKVVSDKEVMDNRTIQGYAPYVWQLNFNMDRVKDKKLRDAITLAIPSTSVFKADGGAYGGEVANSLMSPTTPGYDESYDPFNRAEKPNGDIAAAKKLIEEGGFAGKKLVYAYANSPVRQQQSVLIADALEKIGLDIQKKEIDAATWYEQIGKVDNGLDLYMTGWGQDWPSASTVFPPLYDGTQIQDGASNYAHINDDHVNSEIARIQKITDTEEATKAWAELNEYISDEVNPAAPMYYTKVFQIFGSNVGGIRYSSDSSYVDVTRVFLKQ, from the coding sequence ATGAGCATCTTCCGAAACCGCACCGCTACGGCCGCGATTGTCGCGGTGGCGGCCGGCGCCCTGACCCTCACCGCGTGCGGCGGGGGCGACGGCGGCAACTCGGCCAAGGACACCAGCAAGCAGAAGGAGGACGCCGCCGCCCAGTCGAAGCCGGTGCAGATCGGTGACGTCGAGGCGTCGACCGGTCCGGCCCCCGAGGTCCCCGGCGCCAAGCCCGGCGGCACCGCGGTCGTCTACCAGGAGTCGGACTTCTCGCACCTGGACCCGGGCCAGATCTACGTCTCGGACGGCAAGCTGCTCAGCCGCCTGATCTACCGCGGTCTGACCCAGTACGAAGAGGACGACAAGGGCAACCTGACCGTCGTGGGCGACCTCGCCACCGACGCGGGCAAGGTCTCCGACGGCGGCAAGACCTGGACGTACACGCTCAAGGACGACCTCAAGGACGAGAACGGCGACCCGATCAACTCGGCGGACATCCGCCACTCGATCGAGCGCATGTACGCGTCCTTCATCACCGACGGCCCGACCTACCTGCAGCAGTGGCTGTCCGGCGCCGGTACCACCTACCGCGACGCCTACGAGGGTCCGTTCAAGGGCAAGCACCTGCCCGACGACGTCCTGGAGACGCCGGACGACAAGACGGTCGTCTTCCACTTCGAGGACGCGCAGCCCGACCTCCCGCAGCTGCTGACCATGCCCGGTTACGCCGTGGTCCCCGAGGAGTCGGACACCAAGGAGAAGTACGACACCGACCCGGTCGCCACGGGTCCGTACAAGATCGCCGACTTCAAGCCGGGCAAGTCCATGAAGCTGGTCAAGAACGACCAGTGGGACGCGAAGTCCGACTCGGTGCGTCACCAGTACGTCGACGGCTTCAACATCTCGATGAACCACGATGACGAGGACCAGACCAAGACCCTGCTCGCCGACCAGGGCGAGGCCAAGAACGCGATGATGTTCACGGGGCAGGTCGCCACCACGCAGCTGCAGAAGGTCGTGAGCGACAAGGAGGTCATGGACAACCGCACGATCCAGGGCTACGCGCCCTACGTGTGGCAGCTCAACTTCAACATGGACCGCGTCAAGGACAAGAAGCTCCGTGACGCGATCACCCTGGCCATCCCCTCCACCTCGGTCTTCAAGGCCGACGGCGGCGCCTACGGCGGTGAGGTCGCCAACTCGCTGATGTCGCCCACCACCCCGGGCTACGACGAGTCCTACGACCCGTTCAACCGTGCCGAGAAGCCCAACGGTGACATCGCGGCCGCCAAGAAGCTGATCGAGGAAGGCGGCTTCGCGGGCAAGAAGCTCGTCTACGCCTACGCCAACAGCCCGGTCCGTCAGCAGCAGTCCGTGCTGATCGCCGACGCGCTGGAGAAGATCGGTCTCGACATCCAGAAGAAGGAGATCGACGCCGCCACCTGGTACGAGCAGATCGGCAAGGTCGACAACGGCCTCGACCTGTACATGACCGGCTGGGGTCAGGACTGGCCGTCCGCCAGCACCGTCTTCCCGCCGCTGTACGACGGCACGCAGATCCAGGACGGTGCGTCGAACTACGCGCACATCAACGACGACCACGTGAACTCCGAGATCGCGCGCATCCAGAAGATCACCGACACCGAAGAGGCCACCAAGGCCTGGGCCGAGCTGAACGAGTACATCTCGGACGAGGTCAACCCGGCCGCCCCGATGTACTACACCAAGGTCTTCCAGATCTTCGGCTCGAACGTCGGCGGCATCCGCTACAGCTCGGACTCGAGCTACGTGGACGTCACGCGGGTCTTCCTGAAGCAGTAG